One stretch of Streptomyces sp. A2-16 DNA includes these proteins:
- a CDS encoding GntR family transcriptional regulator, with amino-acid sequence MTSFAPDSIVLNRKLPLWYQVSQSLRASILGRSPQDPLRLPTEEQLAGHYGVSVLTMRQALKELEDEGLITRHRRRGTFIEPDARRSTPIRLLGSVDAIVAQQSGMTTELLEHGKSPVPPELAEHFPDLDEVAAYHRLRSDEQTGEPTNHARNYVRPELAARIDPADLARRPMTKVLRDVLGVDISRITDTVEARLADPETARLLHVPLLSPILHYTGLTYDTEGRVLDAAVIHYRGDRFSFSVTLEAT; translated from the coding sequence GTGACCTCCTTCGCTCCGGACTCGATCGTCCTCAACCGCAAGCTGCCGCTCTGGTACCAGGTGTCGCAGTCCCTGCGCGCCTCGATACTGGGCCGCTCACCCCAGGACCCGCTCCGCCTGCCCACCGAGGAGCAGTTGGCCGGGCACTACGGCGTGAGCGTGCTGACCATGCGGCAGGCGCTCAAGGAACTGGAGGACGAGGGGCTGATCACCCGTCACCGGCGCCGGGGCACCTTCATCGAGCCGGACGCGCGCCGGAGCACCCCGATCCGGCTGCTCGGCTCGGTCGACGCGATCGTGGCCCAGCAGTCCGGCATGACGACCGAACTGCTGGAACACGGCAAGTCCCCCGTGCCGCCCGAACTCGCCGAGCACTTCCCGGACCTGGACGAGGTGGCGGCGTACCACCGGCTGCGCAGCGACGAGCAGACGGGCGAGCCGACCAACCACGCCCGCAACTACGTCCGCCCCGAACTGGCCGCGCGCATCGACCCGGCCGACCTCGCGCGCCGGCCGATGACCAAGGTGCTGCGGGACGTCCTGGGGGTGGACATCAGCCGCATCACGGACACCGTGGAGGCGCGGCTGGCCGATCCGGAGACGGCCCGGCTGCTCCACGTCCCGCTGCTCAGCCCGATCCTGCACTACACGGGCCTGACGTACGACACGGAGGGCCGGGTGCTGGACGCGGCGGTGATCCACTATCGCGGCGACCGCTTCTCCTTCTCGGTGACTCTGGAAGCCACATGA